From one Solanum lycopersicum chromosome 12, SLM_r2.1 genomic stretch:
- the LOC101263981 gene encoding MADS-box protein J2 → MGRGRVELKRIENKINRQVTFAKRRNGLLKKAYELSILCDAEVALIIFSSRGKLYEFSSASSMMTTLEKYQQCSYASLDPMLPVSDTQMNYNEYVRLKARVELLQRSQRHILGEDLGTLNSKELEQLEHQLDASLKKVRSKKTQSMLDQLADLQEKEQMLEEANKQLKNKLEESAARIPLGLSWGNNGGQTMEYNRLPPQTTAQPFFQPLRLNSSSPQFGYNPNMGANDHEVNAATTAHNINGFIPGWML, encoded by the exons atggGAAGAGGAAGAGTAGAACTAAAGAGAATAGAGAACAAAATAAACAGGCAAGTTACTTTTGCTAAGAGAAGAAATGGACTTCTTAAGAAAGCTTATGAGTTATCTATACTTTGTGATGCTGAAGTTGCTCTCATCATCTTCTCTAGCCGCGGAAAACTCTATGAGTTTTCAAGTGCTTccag CATGATGACAACACTTGAAAAGTATCAACAATGCAGTTACGCATCTTTGGACCCGATGTTACCGGTTAGTGATACTCAG ATGAACTACAATGAGTATGTGAGGCTAAAAGCTAGAGTTGAGCTCCTTCAACGTTCTCAAAG ACATATTCTTGGAGAGGATTTGGGCACACTAAACTCGAAAGAACTTGAGCAGCTTGAGCACCAATTGGATGCATCTTTGAAGAAAGTTAGATCAAAAAAG ACTCAATCTATGCTGGATCAGCTGGCAGACCTTCAAGAAAAG gaGCAAATGCTGGAAGAAGCaaataaacaactaaaaaacaag CTGGAAGAAAGTGCAGCTAGAATTCCACTTGGATTGTCATGGGGAAATAATGGAGGACAAACAATGGAATACAATCGACTCCCTCCACAAACTACTGCACAACCTTTCTTTCAACCTCTCCGTTTGAATTCTTCATCGCCTCAATTCGG ATACAATCCAAATATGGGTGCAAATGATCATGAGGTTAATGCAGCAACAACTGCTCATAATATTAATGGATTTATTCCAGGGTGGATGCTCTAA
- the LOC101263981 gene encoding MADS-box protein J2 isoform X1 — protein sequence MGRGRVELKRIENKINRQVTFAKRRNGLLKKAYELSILCDAEVALIIFSSRGKLYEFSSASSMMTTLEKYQQCSYASLDPMLPVSDTQMNYNEYVRLKARVELLQRSQRHILGEDLGTLNSKELEQLEHQLDASLKKVRSKKLEESAARIPLGLSWGNNGGQTMEYNRLPPQTTAQPFFQPLRLNSSSPQFGYNPNMGANDHEVNAATTAHNINGFIPGWML from the exons atggGAAGAGGAAGAGTAGAACTAAAGAGAATAGAGAACAAAATAAACAGGCAAGTTACTTTTGCTAAGAGAAGAAATGGACTTCTTAAGAAAGCTTATGAGTTATCTATACTTTGTGATGCTGAAGTTGCTCTCATCATCTTCTCTAGCCGCGGAAAACTCTATGAGTTTTCAAGTGCTTccag CATGATGACAACACTTGAAAAGTATCAACAATGCAGTTACGCATCTTTGGACCCGATGTTACCGGTTAGTGATACTCAG ATGAACTACAATGAGTATGTGAGGCTAAAAGCTAGAGTTGAGCTCCTTCAACGTTCTCAAAG ACATATTCTTGGAGAGGATTTGGGCACACTAAACTCGAAAGAACTTGAGCAGCTTGAGCACCAATTGGATGCATCTTTGAAGAAAGTTAGATCAAAAAAG CTGGAAGAAAGTGCAGCTAGAATTCCACTTGGATTGTCATGGGGAAATAATGGAGGACAAACAATGGAATACAATCGACTCCCTCCACAAACTACTGCACAACCTTTCTTTCAACCTCTCCGTTTGAATTCTTCATCGCCTCAATTCGG ATACAATCCAAATATGGGTGCAAATGATCATGAGGTTAATGCAGCAACAACTGCTCATAATATTAATGGATTTATTCCAGGGTGGATGCTCTAA